A single window of Paracoccus sp. MBLB3053 DNA harbors:
- a CDS encoding autotransporter outer membrane beta-barrel domain-containing protein has translation MIGLSFAAADPLHALSVSNVLSYSIESQAEGVLSLLGISAIPDSASSALQLKGDIARGSRSKFETWQVSGGFTWSDELPLYLEGSIGYNRYNPDLLITEDAESARLRPKWTGFAATGGVGWDFALTDTLTFRPILNLTIGQVFSDTQYVAQFIAEHLGNYDTAFIKDGGLTVGGYGGALALVYNESWASGSEADAVLRYTDIHLEPIGGDKDVVGSASARTLALWSRLRVPNSMQAFGSPMRTVYEFSASYLAGDQGEVLRTDWLAQIGVGLEINTQKTKIPLIEEGRMVFRYTMGEKLNGWGVGLAVSF, from the coding sequence ATGATAGGCCTCAGCTTCGCGGCCGCGGACCCCTTGCATGCACTGTCAGTCAGCAACGTTCTAAGTTACTCGATCGAAAGTCAGGCCGAGGGCGTTCTTTCCCTGCTTGGCATTTCCGCCATTCCGGATTCTGCGTCCAGTGCGCTGCAGCTCAAGGGCGATATCGCCCGAGGTTCCAGATCGAAGTTTGAAACATGGCAAGTCAGCGGCGGGTTCACTTGGAGCGATGAGCTGCCTCTCTACCTGGAGGGATCGATTGGATATAATCGCTACAATCCCGACCTGTTGATCACAGAAGATGCGGAAAGCGCGCGGCTCCGCCCGAAATGGACAGGTTTCGCTGCAACCGGTGGCGTCGGCTGGGATTTCGCGCTGACGGACACCTTGACATTCCGACCAATCCTGAACCTGACCATCGGCCAGGTTTTCAGCGACACCCAATACGTTGCGCAGTTCATAGCTGAACACCTTGGCAACTATGACACCGCCTTCATCAAGGATGGCGGCTTGACCGTTGGCGGTTACGGCGGAGCACTTGCGCTTGTCTACAATGAATCCTGGGCTTCGGGTTCCGAGGCAGATGCCGTCCTTCGCTATACCGATATTCATCTTGAACCCATCGGCGGCGACAAGGATGTGGTCGGGTCCGCATCGGCAAGAACGCTTGCTTTGTGGTCACGGCTCCGCGTGCCGAACTCGATGCAGGCGTTTGGAAGCCCGATGCGAACGGTCTATGAATTCTCCGCATCCTATCTTGCCGGGGATCAGGGGGAAGTCCTCCGCACTGATTGGCTGGCCCAGATTGGCGTCGGACTTGAGATCAACACCCAGAAGACGAAGATACCGCTTATCGAAGAAGGCCGCATGGTCTTTCGCTACACCATGGGCGAAAAGCTGAATGGCTGGGGCGTAGGGCTTGCGGTCAGCTTCTGA
- a CDS encoding SulP family inorganic anion transporter codes for MAFIPPTSSPERQGPLRPSWFRLLPSLRGYRSAWLKSDVSAGLAIAAVGIPSAIAYPAIAGLPAETGIYASIGSVIGYALLGPSRRLIVGPDAATMAVLAGVLATILQQMPGLSPADLVGAASLLSLGVGLICFAASAFRLGNIASLLSRPILAGFFIGVAISIMVGQIGRVTGLKIEAEGLIGPLVELARNASDIHWPSLVLALAMFAILQLVRIRPVGIPGPVIVVVLGAALSAIFNFEARGIRVVGNLPTGLPSPGLPRIAGLPLTQLFLGSAAIFVVSFGAGIITARSFAARTGEDVDPNAELRGFGAANIVSSLLGGFAVTSSDSRTAVNLSVGGRTQLAGLTAAVVLALAVAFFAQYLRILPIPALGAILIAAALSVIDLDGLREIWRISRVEFGFALIAMAGAISFGVLQGVVVAIIATFVYVIFKETQPRVALLGQMPGRGGFYKLHRSLEVQPIPGLLICFVQGNMLFFNADHVDEQLRGVIAGHAPKTRWLVIDASAITQIDSTAVEMLENLRRDLEGLGIRMGLSEVQSNVSALLERSGFNAAIGREMIFDDLDDALRAFQAAPPGTLQEDTRPSRT; via the coding sequence GTGGCGTTCATCCCTCCAACATCGTCTCCAGAGCGACAAGGGCCTCTCAGACCATCGTGGTTCCGGCTGCTTCCGAGCCTGCGCGGCTATCGCTCCGCCTGGCTGAAATCGGATGTTTCGGCCGGTCTTGCCATTGCTGCCGTGGGGATTCCCAGCGCGATTGCCTATCCTGCCATCGCCGGCCTTCCCGCCGAGACCGGGATCTATGCCAGCATCGGATCGGTCATCGGCTATGCGCTTCTGGGGCCCTCGCGCCGGCTCATCGTCGGGCCGGATGCCGCGACCATGGCGGTTCTGGCGGGCGTGCTTGCGACGATCCTGCAGCAGATGCCCGGCCTGTCCCCGGCCGATCTCGTCGGGGCCGCGTCGCTTCTGTCGCTGGGCGTCGGGCTCATCTGCTTCGCCGCCAGTGCCTTCAGGCTGGGAAATATCGCCAGCCTGCTGTCGCGGCCGATCCTTGCCGGCTTCTTCATCGGCGTGGCGATCTCGATCATGGTCGGCCAGATCGGCCGGGTGACCGGCCTCAAGATCGAGGCCGAGGGTTTGATCGGGCCGTTGGTTGAGCTGGCGCGGAATGCATCCGACATCCACTGGCCGTCGCTCGTGCTCGCGCTTGCCATGTTCGCGATCCTGCAGCTTGTCCGGATCCGCCCGGTCGGCATCCCGGGCCCGGTGATCGTCGTGGTGCTGGGGGCCGCGCTGTCCGCGATCTTCAATTTCGAGGCCCGCGGGATCAGGGTCGTCGGCAACCTGCCGACCGGGCTGCCTTCGCCTGGGTTGCCGCGGATTGCCGGGCTGCCCTTGACGCAGCTGTTCTTGGGCTCGGCCGCGATCTTTGTCGTCAGCTTTGGCGCGGGCATCATCACGGCGCGCAGCTTTGCCGCCCGCACCGGCGAGGATGTCGACCCGAATGCCGAGCTGCGCGGCTTCGGGGCGGCGAACATCGTCTCGAGCCTGCTGGGCGGTTTTGCGGTGACTTCGTCGGATTCGCGGACGGCAGTCAACCTGTCGGTCGGCGGAAGGACCCAGCTTGCCGGCCTGACCGCTGCCGTCGTGCTGGCCTTGGCCGTCGCGTTCTTCGCCCAATACCTGCGGATCCTCCCGATCCCGGCCCTGGGCGCAATCCTGATCGCGGCGGCGCTCAGCGTCATCGACCTTGACGGGCTGCGCGAGATCTGGCGCATCAGCCGGGTCGAATTCGGCTTTGCCCTGATCGCCATGGCCGGTGCGATCAGCTTCGGCGTGCTGCAAGGCGTCGTCGTGGCGATCATCGCCACCTTTGTCTATGTGATCTTCAAGGAGACGCAGCCAAGGGTCGCGCTTCTGGGCCAGATGCCCGGCCGCGGCGGGTTCTACAAGCTGCACCGCTCGCTTGAAGTGCAGCCAATTCCGGGCCTCCTCATCTGCTTCGTGCAGGGCAACATGCTGTTCTTCAACGCGGATCACGTCGATGAACAGCTGCGCGGGGTCATTGCGGGGCACGCGCCCAAGACGCGCTGGCTGGTCATCGACGCCTCGGCCATCACCCAGATCGACAGCACCGCGGTCGAGATGCTCGAGAATCTTCGGCGCGATCTCGAAGGCCTCGGCATCCGCATGGGGCTGAGCGAGGTGCAGTCCAATGTCTCGGCCCTGCTCGAACGCAGCGGGTTCAATGCCGCGATCGGGCGCGAGATGATCTTCGACGATCTCGACGACGCGCTGCGCGCCTTTCAGGCCGCACCGCCCGGAACGCTACAGGAAGATACCCGCCCGTCGCGGACATGA
- a CDS encoding HlyD family secretion protein, protein MLELLLCSSVTILPDYLYRRFAQGKRIGHEITLFTVWYELRWGIVLCLLLTISLITAIFYFHPATKAATSVFRTVTILPQTNGRVAETFVDINQKVEQGDPLFRLEDFEQKAALETARRKLAEIDASLTVARIQVREAEGRIAQAKGMLAQAQDEYDTRNALLQQNSTAVARRDVERAEVQVATQQGQVDAAIAARDALEAQVEHQLPAQKASAEAALAQAQVELDKTLVVAGTDGIVQQFALRPGDVVNPMLRPAGVLVPQRRITGLAAGFGQIESQVMKPGMIGEVTCAAKPWQIIPMVVTEVQDVIAGGQVRASDQLVDIQSLSGGGTITVIMEPLYEGALDGLPQGATCIANAYTSNHDKLDDPEIGTFRRFALHAVDAVGLVHALILRIQALLLPIQTLVLKGH, encoded by the coding sequence ATGCTTGAGTTGCTGCTATGTTCTTCGGTCACGATCCTGCCGGATTACCTGTACCGCCGCTTCGCGCAGGGCAAGCGGATCGGGCATGAGATTACGCTGTTCACCGTTTGGTACGAGCTCCGCTGGGGCATCGTCCTTTGCCTTTTGTTGACCATCAGCCTGATTACGGCGATCTTCTATTTCCACCCCGCCACCAAGGCGGCGACTTCGGTCTTTCGCACCGTCACCATCCTGCCCCAGACCAATGGCCGTGTCGCCGAGACATTTGTGGACATCAACCAGAAGGTCGAACAGGGCGATCCCCTGTTCCGGCTCGAGGATTTCGAGCAGAAGGCCGCGCTCGAGACGGCGCGCCGCAAGCTGGCCGAGATCGATGCCAGCCTGACGGTCGCCCGCATCCAGGTCCGCGAGGCCGAGGGGCGGATCGCGCAGGCGAAGGGCATGCTTGCGCAGGCTCAGGATGAATACGACACACGCAATGCGCTTCTGCAGCAGAACTCGACAGCCGTCGCCCGGCGTGATGTCGAACGCGCCGAGGTTCAGGTCGCGACGCAGCAAGGCCAGGTCGATGCCGCGATCGCGGCGCGCGATGCCCTCGAGGCCCAGGTCGAGCACCAGCTGCCCGCCCAGAAGGCCAGCGCCGAAGCGGCCCTGGCGCAGGCGCAGGTCGAACTGGACAAGACCCTGGTCGTGGCCGGGACTGACGGCATCGTGCAGCAATTCGCACTGCGCCCTGGCGACGTGGTGAACCCGATGCTGCGCCCGGCGGGCGTCCTGGTGCCGCAGCGCCGAATTACCGGCCTTGCCGCCGGTTTCGGCCAGATCGAGAGCCAAGTGATGAAACCCGGCATGATCGGCGAAGTCACCTGTGCCGCGAAGCCCTGGCAGATCATCCCGATGGTGGTGACCGAGGTGCAGGATGTCATTGCCGGCGGCCAGGTGCGGGCGAGCGACCAGCTTGTCGATATCCAGAGCCTCTCCGGCGGCGGCACGATCACCGTGATCATGGAGCCGCTTTACGAGGGCGCGCTGGATGGGCTGCCTCAGGGCGCGACCTGCATCGCCAACGCCTATACCAGCAACCACGACAAGTTGGATGATCCGGAAATCGGCACCTTCCGCCGTTTCGCCCTGCATGCGGTGGACGCCGTCGGCTTGGTCCATGCGCTGATCCTGCGCATCCAGGCCCTGCTTCTGCCGATCCAGACGCTTGTCCTGAAAGGGCATTGA
- a CDS encoding DUF2235 domain-containing protein — MPKNLVIGCDGTWNDPEDETNIHWLTSEAVKDARQLVYYDKGVGTAGDLDAKIGGNFGIGLSENVRQAYAFLLKNYEPGDAVFLFGFSRGAFTVRSMAGFMRLVGRLRSPELIEQAYIYYRVHEPGEDDSFFERILRPEVGAPMPIRFLGVFDTVGSLGLPFEISGRAPDLRRTPWARAGSLVTRWLDELGDRVRRPIKGFHDTRLGDQVEEAAQALAMDERRGFFTPTLWTEAPGEALKCDPTGRFLQVPQAVSQVWFAGSHIDVGGGDTAIARSGRLSNIPLLWLAERAEAAGMRFRAGFLEQLREWRDSLATAAQNDPWSERWERLHRQTGVRWADRPIGNASRRAADPTGMHWPLVATPETIHSSLTKRRGQMVTILGEGGVRRSELYEPENLVPEMIETA; from the coding sequence ATGCCGAAGAACTTGGTGATTGGCTGCGACGGCACGTGGAACGATCCTGAGGACGAAACCAACATCCATTGGCTGACGAGCGAGGCCGTAAAAGACGCGCGCCAGCTCGTCTATTACGACAAGGGTGTGGGGACCGCCGGCGACCTCGATGCGAAGATCGGCGGAAACTTCGGCATCGGCTTGTCGGAAAACGTGCGGCAGGCCTATGCCTTCCTTCTGAAGAACTACGAGCCCGGTGACGCCGTTTTCCTGTTCGGGTTTTCCCGTGGCGCTTTCACCGTGCGCTCGATGGCCGGCTTCATGCGCCTTGTGGGCCGACTCCGCTCGCCCGAGTTGATCGAACAGGCCTACATCTACTATCGGGTTCACGAGCCCGGCGAGGACGACAGCTTCTTCGAACGGATCCTTCGCCCTGAGGTCGGCGCGCCGATGCCGATACGTTTTCTGGGCGTGTTCGATACCGTCGGCTCGCTGGGCCTGCCTTTCGAGATCTCTGGGCGCGCGCCGGATCTTCGCAGGACGCCCTGGGCGCGCGCGGGTAGCCTCGTCACCCGCTGGCTTGACGAGCTCGGCGACCGGGTGCGTCGGCCGATCAAGGGCTTCCATGACACCCGGCTTGGCGATCAGGTCGAGGAAGCCGCGCAGGCGCTGGCGATGGACGAGCGTCGCGGCTTCTTTACCCCCACCCTTTGGACGGAAGCGCCCGGCGAGGCGCTCAAATGCGATCCGACGGGCAGGTTTCTTCAGGTTCCCCAGGCGGTCAGTCAGGTCTGGTTCGCGGGCAGTCACATCGACGTCGGGGGCGGCGATACCGCCATCGCACGATCAGGTCGTCTCAGCAACATTCCGCTGCTCTGGCTCGCCGAGCGGGCGGAGGCAGCGGGCATGCGCTTCCGCGCGGGATTTCTTGAACAGCTGAGAGAATGGCGGGACAGCCTTGCCACCGCCGCGCAGAACGACCCCTGGTCCGAGCGATGGGAACGGCTGCATCGCCAGACCGGCGTCAGGTGGGCCGACAGGCCGATCGGCAATGCAAGCCGGCGCGCCGCCGACCCGACCGGAATGCATTGGCCGCTGGTGGCGACGCCCGAGACGATCCACTCATCATTGACAAAGCGTCGTGGCCAGATGGTTACCATCCTGGGCGAAGGCGGCGTCCGGCGCTCCGAGCTCTACGAGCCCGAGAACCTCGTGCCCGAAATGATCGAAACCGCATAG
- the ppk2 gene encoding polyphosphate kinase 2, which yields MGKKHKDHSAEISAADRPAKLDRKTYEKEIARLQAELAHLQAWVKHSGARIVVIFEGRDAAGKGGLIKRITEKVSPRVFRVVALPAPSDREKSQVFMQRYITQLPAAGEIVIFDRSWYNRPGVERVMGFTEEAEVGRFLEGLPQLEAWLVGSGVILLKYFLDVSEEEQERRFRQRVEDPVRQWKLSPMDVESYRRWWDYTAAYSEMIRMTDTEVAPWWMIESSDKKRARINAITHLLASIPYEKVKFKKPDFGKRQARPKGFDKEIAFRNVVPDVTGGLVAT from the coding sequence ATGGGCAAGAAGCACAAGGATCACTCCGCAGAGATCTCTGCGGCGGATCGACCGGCGAAGCTCGATCGCAAGACCTACGAGAAAGAGATCGCCCGACTTCAGGCCGAGCTGGCGCATCTGCAGGCCTGGGTCAAGCACAGCGGCGCGCGCATCGTCGTGATTTTCGAGGGGCGCGATGCGGCGGGCAAGGGCGGGCTGATCAAGCGCATCACGGAAAAGGTCAGCCCGCGCGTCTTTCGCGTCGTGGCCCTGCCGGCCCCGAGCGATCGCGAGAAATCGCAGGTCTTCATGCAGCGCTACATCACCCAGCTTCCTGCGGCCGGCGAGATCGTGATCTTTGATCGCAGCTGGTACAACCGCCCCGGCGTCGAACGGGTGATGGGCTTTACCGAGGAAGCCGAGGTCGGGCGCTTTCTCGAAGGCTTGCCCCAGCTCGAGGCATGGCTGGTCGGCTCTGGCGTGATCCTGCTCAAGTATTTCCTCGACGTCTCGGAGGAAGAGCAGGAACGCCGCTTCCGCCAAAGGGTCGAGGACCCGGTGCGGCAATGGAAGCTCAGCCCGATGGACGTGGAATCCTATCGCCGCTGGTGGGATTACACCGCCGCCTATTCCGAGATGATCCGGATGACCGATACCGAAGTCGCGCCCTGGTGGATGATCGAGTCGAGTGACAAGAAGCGGGCGAGGATCAACGCGATCACGCATCTTCTCGCATCGATCCCCTATGAGAAGGTCAAGTTCAAGAAGCCGGATTTCGGCAAGAGGCAGGCACGTCCGAAAGGCTTCGACAAGGAGATCGCGTTTCGGAATGTCGTGCCGGACGTGACCGGAGGGCTCGTTGCCACGTAA
- a CDS encoding AI-2E family transporter, with translation MSEAPRSDQIETRVTDLVIRLALLGLFLYLSFALIRPFLPVLVWAVVLAVALAPVHEWLAARLGGRRRVAAVLLTILMVVVVLGPVAALAGSLVETVHALLARLHGGPLHLPDPPQRLAALPLVGERVQELWQLSSANIEDLLRRYRDGIALMGGRLLAVLSHVGLEMVLFVLSIILSGMLLVPSPGLAVWAHRLVARILAPRGEQFIQIATQTIRNVSRGVVGIALLQTILISLVLQFAGVAGAGLLAFVVLILCILQIGPALVVLPVLVWAWMTMTGPQALLLTVVLLPLTVMDNFLKPMLMGRGLSTPSLVIFLGLIGGTLSFGLIGLFLGPVVLALFHDLLKSWILYPEPGPPPAD, from the coding sequence ATGAGCGAGGCACCCAGGTCCGATCAGATTGAAACGCGCGTGACCGATCTCGTCATCCGGCTGGCGCTGCTTGGCCTGTTTCTCTACCTTTCCTTCGCGCTGATCCGGCCTTTCCTGCCAGTTCTGGTTTGGGCGGTGGTGCTGGCCGTGGCTCTGGCGCCGGTGCATGAATGGCTGGCCGCGCGGCTGGGGGGAAGGCGGCGGGTGGCCGCGGTGCTGCTGACGATCCTGATGGTCGTGGTGGTGCTGGGTCCGGTCGCAGCGCTGGCGGGCAGTCTCGTCGAGACGGTCCATGCGCTGCTTGCGCGCCTGCATGGCGGCCCCCTGCATCTGCCCGACCCGCCGCAGCGGCTGGCCGCGCTGCCCCTTGTCGGCGAGCGGGTGCAGGAATTGTGGCAGCTGTCCTCGGCCAATATCGAGGACCTGCTGCGCCGCTATCGCGACGGCATCGCGCTGATGGGCGGGCGGCTCCTTGCGGTCCTTTCGCATGTCGGGCTGGAGATGGTGCTCTTCGTCCTGTCGATCATTCTTTCCGGCATGTTGCTGGTGCCCTCACCGGGGCTGGCGGTCTGGGCGCACCGCCTTGTCGCGCGCATCCTTGCTCCACGCGGCGAGCAGTTCATCCAGATCGCCACCCAGACAATCCGCAATGTCTCGCGCGGCGTGGTGGGCATCGCCTTGCTGCAGACCATCCTGATCAGCCTTGTCCTGCAGTTTGCCGGGGTCGCCGGGGCGGGACTGCTGGCCTTTGTCGTCCTGATCCTGTGCATCCTGCAGATTGGCCCGGCATTGGTGGTCCTTCCGGTTCTGGTCTGGGCCTGGATGACCATGACCGGCCCTCAGGCGCTTTTGCTGACTGTGGTGCTGCTGCCGCTGACGGTGATGGACAATTTCCTGAAGCCCATGCTGATGGGGCGGGGCCTTTCAACCCCATCGCTGGTGATCTTCCTGGGGTTGATCGGCGGCACCCTGTCCTTCGGCCTGATCGGATTGTTCCTGGGGCCGGTCGTGCTGGCCCTGTTCCACGACTTGCTCAAGTCCTGGATCCTTTACCCGGAGCCCGGCCCGCCTCCTGCGGATTGA
- a CDS encoding porin family protein, translating into MKTKILVIAPGLCLAAIPAWSQDLTFTHPSGATATFYGQLNLTYQHVDDGEESNDDVVDNGNSVSRMGFWIDMPMGENKLRMNFETGLGFKTTSETSQLEDADWIDWQRTDLRKFEAVYIANFGSVWVGQGSMATDGVAEIDNSGTSLAGYANLPDMAGGYEFRDGELLSGIAIGDVFKDFDGGRRFRIRYDTPKFNGFMFSAAFGQEILAEDDDADYYDIAARYGYESEMFKADAAIGYAWKNADEGDTEQLIASTSVVHRPTGLNATLAMGDGDDDSGNYGYFKFGWTGDVIALGSTAVSIDYFEGNDYVISGSDSKSWGIQAVQAFDDYGIDAYLGYREYEFDDDTGADYQDISALILGARWKF; encoded by the coding sequence ATGAAGACCAAGATCCTTGTCATCGCCCCCGGCCTTTGCCTCGCGGCGATCCCTGCCTGGTCGCAGGACCTGACCTTCACCCATCCCTCGGGCGCGACGGCCACCTTCTATGGCCAGTTGAACCTCACCTACCAGCACGTCGACGACGGCGAGGAAAGCAACGATGACGTCGTCGATAACGGCAATTCGGTCAGCCGCATGGGGTTCTGGATCGATATGCCGATGGGCGAGAACAAGCTCAGGATGAATTTCGAGACCGGGCTCGGCTTCAAGACCACTTCCGAAACCAGCCAGCTTGAGGATGCCGATTGGATCGACTGGCAGCGCACCGACCTGCGCAAGTTCGAGGCCGTCTATATCGCCAATTTCGGCTCGGTCTGGGTCGGACAGGGCAGCATGGCCACCGATGGCGTGGCCGAGATCGACAACTCCGGCACCAGCCTTGCCGGATATGCGAACCTGCCCGACATGGCAGGCGGATACGAATTCCGCGATGGCGAGCTGCTGTCGGGAATTGCGATCGGCGATGTCTTCAAGGATTTCGACGGCGGGCGGCGCTTCCGCATCCGCTATGACACGCCGAAATTCAACGGCTTCATGTTCTCGGCCGCCTTCGGGCAAGAGATCCTCGCCGAGGATGACGATGCCGATTACTATGACATCGCCGCCCGCTACGGCTATGAAAGCGAGATGTTCAAGGCAGATGCCGCGATCGGCTATGCCTGGAAAAACGCGGATGAGGGCGACACCGAGCAACTGATCGCCTCGACCTCGGTGGTGCATCGCCCGACCGGGCTGAACGCGACCCTCGCCATGGGCGACGGTGACGATGACAGCGGCAATTACGGCTATTTCAAGTTCGGCTGGACCGGCGACGTGATCGCCCTGGGCAGCACGGCAGTCTCGATCGACTATTTCGAAGGCAATGACTACGTCATTTCGGGCTCGGATTCCAAGTCCTGGGGTATCCAGGCGGTGCAGGCCTTCGACGATTACGGCATCGACGCATATCTGGGCTATCGCGAATACGAATTCGACGACGATACCGGCGCGGATTACCAGGATATCTCGGCGCTTATCCTGGGTGCGCGGTGGAAATTCTGA